The Vespula vulgaris chromosome 12, iyVesVulg1.1, whole genome shotgun sequence genome window below encodes:
- the LOC127068080 gene encoding tolloid-like protein 1 isoform X2 has product MASILWHISGNSYASPAFVLLLLLLFPNNTTECDQKFISTPDGPQNGTFYAPTLINLEGSSWQCIYMFLAGPRQRVELIFTTFGLRGRPPAGSAVGELPACSHEYMDIYSEIRSDNTTKLIETPFGGRFCGPIPPRKRISLYQGIALSFYTDKNITLPTLFSGIYTFINASVFEIGTPIPSAPCSFTINSDVKRIGNLLSPTYPGTYPKDLSCSYQFIGKPSQRIRLEFRDFDLFFGGPHCPLDYVKVYDGLDNTSTTIGTYCGQQRNLVLYSSESNLFVLFVTLQRTANTQNRGFKGIFEFSESFVKLDFITSYNGEHIRGSECDQKILSKKKSSGFVVSPNFPFPYMPKVVCRYFIYGMQDIQHLERVRLEFVIFEIPRNEFKEDPACTDGYLKLYLKGQETTDSYDKFDYELCGVKNNPEHVVSDGPRLVMVFSSGEYQGKGFKARYTFETEYKIPGTAEPDGTCIFRYRSSSRKKGDFNSPRYPSNYPSDTNCTYFFYSTPNEQVTLIFDHFKIRTSNVNLTIGHYGLTLCKNDWLEIYTMYRDNTEKLIGRYCGMTAPGPVESTLGALGLKVILHSDSEKVYSGFKARYTFEVAKPIFGDCGSNISSLNYGIITSPNYPKKYGGPSKKFASKTCNWFIKVRPNQQILLNFDKFSVEGDQTARGCPAAVLRMWYSSSSAPIELCGAKNNNTNWSFVSEDNNMRLSFISADKAVGQLGFRAIWTEININGDCPNQFLCSKNKYCISKTLRCNKIKNCGPNDTSDEENCVATISADTYVIPAVSVAASILVVLFVCLLCHKVKRPVQEVHIDNLHQRIEEHHPCYHHHALLQHHQDHIHEYNQYQLEQPSPPSDSDAEQVCGDETSSPDSV; this is encoded by the exons ATGGCTTCAATACTTTGGCATATCTCTGGGAATAGTTATGCTTCTCCTGCCTTTGTCTTGCTCTTATTGTTACTCTTCCCAAACAATACTACAG aGTGCGATCAAAAATTTATAAGCACTCCTGATGGGCCGCAAAATGGAACTTTCTATGCACCTACACTAATAAATCTAGAAGGATCATCTTGGCAGTGCATTTACATGTTTTTAGCAGGACCACGTCAACGCGTGGAACTTATTTTTACTACATTTGGCCTTCGAGGCAGGCCACCAGC TGGATCTGCTGTTGGAGAATTACCTGC ttgtAGCCATGAATACATGGATATATATTCGGAAATTCGTTCAGATAACACTACCAAGTTAATAGAAACACCATTTGGAGGTCGTTTCTGTGGCCCAATTCCACCTCGAAAAcgtatttctctttatcaagGCATTGCTCTCAGTTTCTAtactgataaaaatataacgttaCCTACCCTATTCAGTGggatatatacttttatcaaTGCAT CCGTATTTGAAATTGGAACACCAATACCAAGTGCACCATGTTCTTTCACAATAAATTCAGATGTTAAACGTATTGGAAACTTATTATCTCCGACTTATCCAGGAACGTATCCAAAAGATCTTTCATGTAGTTATCAATTCATTGGAAAACCAAGTCAAAGAATACGCTTGGAGTTTCGAGATTTTGACTTATTCTTTGGCGGGCCGCA ttGCCCTTTGGATTATGTAAAAGTATATGATGGACTCGACAATACATCTACTACTATTGGAACATATTGTGGGCAACAACGCAATTTGGTATTATATTCATCAGAATCCAatctatttgtattatttgttaCTCTTCAGCGTACAGCGAATACGCAAAATCGTGGTTTTAAAggaatttttgaattttcagaaagttttgttaaattag ACTTTATAACCAGTTATAATGGTGAACATATACGAGGCTCGGAATGTGATCAGAAGattttaagtaaaaagaagTCTTCTGGATTTGTGGTTAGTCCTAATTTCCCATTTCCTTATATGCCAAAAGTTGTATgccgttattttatttatggaATGCAAGATATACAACATCTTGAACGCGTTCGCTtggaatttgtaatatttgaaattccaagaaatgaatttaaagaaga TCCTGCATGTACTGATGGTTACTTAAAACTATATTTGAAAGGTCAAGAAACAACTGATTCTTatgataaatttgattatGAATTATGTGGTGTGAAAAATAATCCAGAACATGTAGTTAGCGATGGCCCAAGACTTGTTATGGTATTTAGCAGTGGAGAATACCAAGGAAAAGGTTTTAAAGCACg gtaTACTTTTGAGACAGAATATAAAATACCTGGAACAGCAGAACCAGATGGTACCTGTATATTTAGATACAGAAGTTCCTCTCGAAAAAAGGGAGATTTTAATTCCCCACGATATCCTAGTAATTATCCAAGTGATACAAATtgtacttatttcttttattcgacgCCGAATGAACAAGTGACATTGATATTTGATCATTTTAAAATTAGAACCAGTAATGTGAATCTAACGATCGGTCACTATGG ATTAACTTTATGTAAAAACGACTGGTTAGAAATTTATACTATGTATCGCGataatacagaaaaattaataggCAGGTACTGTGGTATGACTGCTCCAGGACCAGTAGAATCAACTCTTGGTGCTCTCGgtttaaaagtaattttacaTTCAGATTCCGAAAAAGTTTATAGCGGATTTAAAGCGCGTTACACTTTCGAGGTAGCAAAACCAATTTTTGGAG ATTGTGGATCAAATATTAGCAGTTTGAATTATGGAATAATAACTAGTCCTAATTATCCAAAGAAATATGGTGGCCCGTCGAAAAAGTTTGCTAGTAAAACATGTAATTGGTTCATAAAAGTACGACCGAATcaacaaatattattgaattttgATAAGTTTTCTGTAGAAGGTGATCAAACTG CACGAGGTTGCCCTGCAGCAGTACTACGTATGTGGTATTCTAGTTCGTCCGCGCCAATTGAGCTTTGTGGtgctaaaaataataataccaaTTGGAGCTTTGTAtcagaagataataatatgcGTCTTAg TTTCATATCAGCAGATAAAGCGGTTGGACAGCTTGGTTTTAGAGCAATATGGacagagataaatataaacgGTGATTGTCCAAATCAATTTCTTTGCAGCAAAAATAAGTATTGTATTTCAAAAACGTTGAGatgtaataaaatcaaaaattgtGGGCCGAACGATACATCGGACGAAGAGAACT GTGTTGCTACGATATCAGCAGATACCTATGTCATCCCAGCAGTATCTGTTGCAGCTTCTATTTTAGTTGTTCTGTTTGTATGCCTGTTATGTCACAAAGTTAAAAGACCTGTTCAAGAAGTTCACATTGATAATCTACATCAACGTATAGAAGAACATCATCCCTGCTACCATCATCATGCTCTTCTGCAACATCACCAGGATCATATTCATGAATATAATCAATATCAACTTGAGCAACCTAGCCCACCTAGTGACAGTGATGCTGAACAAGTATGCGGTGATGAAACAAGTAGTCCAGATAGTGTGTGA
- the LOC127068080 gene encoding tolloid-like protein 1 isoform X1, producing the protein MASILWHISGNSYASPAFVLLLLLLFPNNTTAREVIKAPLPKQDHISSLPPPPGRLTTAKILKCDQKFISTPDGPQNGTFYAPTLINLEGSSWQCIYMFLAGPRQRVELIFTTFGLRGRPPAGSAVGELPACSHEYMDIYSEIRSDNTTKLIETPFGGRFCGPIPPRKRISLYQGIALSFYTDKNITLPTLFSGIYTFINASVFEIGTPIPSAPCSFTINSDVKRIGNLLSPTYPGTYPKDLSCSYQFIGKPSQRIRLEFRDFDLFFGGPHCPLDYVKVYDGLDNTSTTIGTYCGQQRNLVLYSSESNLFVLFVTLQRTANTQNRGFKGIFEFSESFVKLDFITSYNGEHIRGSECDQKILSKKKSSGFVVSPNFPFPYMPKVVCRYFIYGMQDIQHLERVRLEFVIFEIPRNEFKEDPACTDGYLKLYLKGQETTDSYDKFDYELCGVKNNPEHVVSDGPRLVMVFSSGEYQGKGFKARYTFETEYKIPGTAEPDGTCIFRYRSSSRKKGDFNSPRYPSNYPSDTNCTYFFYSTPNEQVTLIFDHFKIRTSNVNLTIGHYGLTLCKNDWLEIYTMYRDNTEKLIGRYCGMTAPGPVESTLGALGLKVILHSDSEKVYSGFKARYTFEVAKPIFGDCGSNISSLNYGIITSPNYPKKYGGPSKKFASKTCNWFIKVRPNQQILLNFDKFSVEGDQTARGCPAAVLRMWYSSSSAPIELCGAKNNNTNWSFVSEDNNMRLSFISADKAVGQLGFRAIWTEININGDCPNQFLCSKNKYCISKTLRCNKIKNCGPNDTSDEENCVATISADTYVIPAVSVAASILVVLFVCLLCHKVKRPVQEVHIDNLHQRIEEHHPCYHHHALLQHHQDHIHEYNQYQLEQPSPPSDSDAEQVCGDETSSPDSV; encoded by the exons ATGGCTTCAATACTTTGGCATATCTCTGGGAATAGTTATGCTTCTCCTGCCTTTGTCTTGCTCTTATTGTTACTCTTCCCAAACAATACTACAG CCCGTGAGGTAATTAAGGCTCCACTGCCAAAGCAAGACCACATTTCATCACTGCCACCACCACCGGGACGTCTCACCACTGCCAAAATATTAA aGTGCGATCAAAAATTTATAAGCACTCCTGATGGGCCGCAAAATGGAACTTTCTATGCACCTACACTAATAAATCTAGAAGGATCATCTTGGCAGTGCATTTACATGTTTTTAGCAGGACCACGTCAACGCGTGGAACTTATTTTTACTACATTTGGCCTTCGAGGCAGGCCACCAGC TGGATCTGCTGTTGGAGAATTACCTGC ttgtAGCCATGAATACATGGATATATATTCGGAAATTCGTTCAGATAACACTACCAAGTTAATAGAAACACCATTTGGAGGTCGTTTCTGTGGCCCAATTCCACCTCGAAAAcgtatttctctttatcaagGCATTGCTCTCAGTTTCTAtactgataaaaatataacgttaCCTACCCTATTCAGTGggatatatacttttatcaaTGCAT CCGTATTTGAAATTGGAACACCAATACCAAGTGCACCATGTTCTTTCACAATAAATTCAGATGTTAAACGTATTGGAAACTTATTATCTCCGACTTATCCAGGAACGTATCCAAAAGATCTTTCATGTAGTTATCAATTCATTGGAAAACCAAGTCAAAGAATACGCTTGGAGTTTCGAGATTTTGACTTATTCTTTGGCGGGCCGCA ttGCCCTTTGGATTATGTAAAAGTATATGATGGACTCGACAATACATCTACTACTATTGGAACATATTGTGGGCAACAACGCAATTTGGTATTATATTCATCAGAATCCAatctatttgtattatttgttaCTCTTCAGCGTACAGCGAATACGCAAAATCGTGGTTTTAAAggaatttttgaattttcagaaagttttgttaaattag ACTTTATAACCAGTTATAATGGTGAACATATACGAGGCTCGGAATGTGATCAGAAGattttaagtaaaaagaagTCTTCTGGATTTGTGGTTAGTCCTAATTTCCCATTTCCTTATATGCCAAAAGTTGTATgccgttattttatttatggaATGCAAGATATACAACATCTTGAACGCGTTCGCTtggaatttgtaatatttgaaattccaagaaatgaatttaaagaaga TCCTGCATGTACTGATGGTTACTTAAAACTATATTTGAAAGGTCAAGAAACAACTGATTCTTatgataaatttgattatGAATTATGTGGTGTGAAAAATAATCCAGAACATGTAGTTAGCGATGGCCCAAGACTTGTTATGGTATTTAGCAGTGGAGAATACCAAGGAAAAGGTTTTAAAGCACg gtaTACTTTTGAGACAGAATATAAAATACCTGGAACAGCAGAACCAGATGGTACCTGTATATTTAGATACAGAAGTTCCTCTCGAAAAAAGGGAGATTTTAATTCCCCACGATATCCTAGTAATTATCCAAGTGATACAAATtgtacttatttcttttattcgacgCCGAATGAACAAGTGACATTGATATTTGATCATTTTAAAATTAGAACCAGTAATGTGAATCTAACGATCGGTCACTATGG ATTAACTTTATGTAAAAACGACTGGTTAGAAATTTATACTATGTATCGCGataatacagaaaaattaataggCAGGTACTGTGGTATGACTGCTCCAGGACCAGTAGAATCAACTCTTGGTGCTCTCGgtttaaaagtaattttacaTTCAGATTCCGAAAAAGTTTATAGCGGATTTAAAGCGCGTTACACTTTCGAGGTAGCAAAACCAATTTTTGGAG ATTGTGGATCAAATATTAGCAGTTTGAATTATGGAATAATAACTAGTCCTAATTATCCAAAGAAATATGGTGGCCCGTCGAAAAAGTTTGCTAGTAAAACATGTAATTGGTTCATAAAAGTACGACCGAATcaacaaatattattgaattttgATAAGTTTTCTGTAGAAGGTGATCAAACTG CACGAGGTTGCCCTGCAGCAGTACTACGTATGTGGTATTCTAGTTCGTCCGCGCCAATTGAGCTTTGTGGtgctaaaaataataataccaaTTGGAGCTTTGTAtcagaagataataatatgcGTCTTAg TTTCATATCAGCAGATAAAGCGGTTGGACAGCTTGGTTTTAGAGCAATATGGacagagataaatataaacgGTGATTGTCCAAATCAATTTCTTTGCAGCAAAAATAAGTATTGTATTTCAAAAACGTTGAGatgtaataaaatcaaaaattgtGGGCCGAACGATACATCGGACGAAGAGAACT GTGTTGCTACGATATCAGCAGATACCTATGTCATCCCAGCAGTATCTGTTGCAGCTTCTATTTTAGTTGTTCTGTTTGTATGCCTGTTATGTCACAAAGTTAAAAGACCTGTTCAAGAAGTTCACATTGATAATCTACATCAACGTATAGAAGAACATCATCCCTGCTACCATCATCATGCTCTTCTGCAACATCACCAGGATCATATTCATGAATATAATCAATATCAACTTGAGCAACCTAGCCCACCTAGTGACAGTGATGCTGAACAAGTATGCGGTGATGAAACAAGTAGTCCAGATAGTGTGTGA
- the LOC127068080 gene encoding tolloid-like protein 1 isoform X3, which yields MASILWHISGNSYASPAFVLLLLLLFPNNTTAREVIKAPLPKQDHISSLPPPPGRLTTAKILKCDQKFISTPDGPQNGTFYAPTLINLEGSSWQCIYMFLAGPRQRVELIFTTFGLRGRPPAGSAVGELPACSHEYMDIYSEIRSDNTTKLIETPFGGRFCGPIPPRKRISLYQGIALSFYTDKNITLPTLFSGIYTFINASVFEIGTPIPSAPCSFTINSDVKRIGNLLSPTYPGTYPKDLSCSYQFIGKPSQRIRLEFRDFDLFFGGPHCPLDYVKVYDGLDNTSTTIGTYCGQQRNLVLYSSESNLFVLFVTLQRTANTQNRGFKGIFEFSESFVKLDFITSYNGEHIRGSECDQKILSKKKSSGFVVSPNFPFPYMPKVVCRYFIYGMQDIQHLERVRLEFVIFEIPRNEFKEDPACTDGYLKLYLKGQETTDSYDKFDYELCGVKNNPEHVVSDGPRLVMVFSSGEYQGKGFKARYTFETEYKIPGTAEPDGTCIFRYRSSSRKKGDFNSPRYPSNYPSDTNCTYFFYSTPNEQVTLIFDHFKIRTSNVNLTIGHYGLTLCKNDWLEIYTMYRDNTEKLIGRYCGMTAPGPVESTLGALGLKVILHSDSEKVYSGFKARYTFEVAKPIFGDCGSNISSLNYGIITSPNYPKKYGGPSKKFASKTCNWFIKVRPNQQILLNFDKFSVEGDQTARGCPAAVLRMWYSSSSAPIELCGAKNNNTNWSFVSEDNNMRLSFISADKAVGQLGFRAIWTEININGDCPNQFLCSKNKYCISKTLRCNKIKNCGPNDTSDEENCAASAPLSPALAGVSAMLLLSLCFVFVAI from the exons ATGGCTTCAATACTTTGGCATATCTCTGGGAATAGTTATGCTTCTCCTGCCTTTGTCTTGCTCTTATTGTTACTCTTCCCAAACAATACTACAG CCCGTGAGGTAATTAAGGCTCCACTGCCAAAGCAAGACCACATTTCATCACTGCCACCACCACCGGGACGTCTCACCACTGCCAAAATATTAA aGTGCGATCAAAAATTTATAAGCACTCCTGATGGGCCGCAAAATGGAACTTTCTATGCACCTACACTAATAAATCTAGAAGGATCATCTTGGCAGTGCATTTACATGTTTTTAGCAGGACCACGTCAACGCGTGGAACTTATTTTTACTACATTTGGCCTTCGAGGCAGGCCACCAGC TGGATCTGCTGTTGGAGAATTACCTGC ttgtAGCCATGAATACATGGATATATATTCGGAAATTCGTTCAGATAACACTACCAAGTTAATAGAAACACCATTTGGAGGTCGTTTCTGTGGCCCAATTCCACCTCGAAAAcgtatttctctttatcaagGCATTGCTCTCAGTTTCTAtactgataaaaatataacgttaCCTACCCTATTCAGTGggatatatacttttatcaaTGCAT CCGTATTTGAAATTGGAACACCAATACCAAGTGCACCATGTTCTTTCACAATAAATTCAGATGTTAAACGTATTGGAAACTTATTATCTCCGACTTATCCAGGAACGTATCCAAAAGATCTTTCATGTAGTTATCAATTCATTGGAAAACCAAGTCAAAGAATACGCTTGGAGTTTCGAGATTTTGACTTATTCTTTGGCGGGCCGCA ttGCCCTTTGGATTATGTAAAAGTATATGATGGACTCGACAATACATCTACTACTATTGGAACATATTGTGGGCAACAACGCAATTTGGTATTATATTCATCAGAATCCAatctatttgtattatttgttaCTCTTCAGCGTACAGCGAATACGCAAAATCGTGGTTTTAAAggaatttttgaattttcagaaagttttgttaaattag ACTTTATAACCAGTTATAATGGTGAACATATACGAGGCTCGGAATGTGATCAGAAGattttaagtaaaaagaagTCTTCTGGATTTGTGGTTAGTCCTAATTTCCCATTTCCTTATATGCCAAAAGTTGTATgccgttattttatttatggaATGCAAGATATACAACATCTTGAACGCGTTCGCTtggaatttgtaatatttgaaattccaagaaatgaatttaaagaaga TCCTGCATGTACTGATGGTTACTTAAAACTATATTTGAAAGGTCAAGAAACAACTGATTCTTatgataaatttgattatGAATTATGTGGTGTGAAAAATAATCCAGAACATGTAGTTAGCGATGGCCCAAGACTTGTTATGGTATTTAGCAGTGGAGAATACCAAGGAAAAGGTTTTAAAGCACg gtaTACTTTTGAGACAGAATATAAAATACCTGGAACAGCAGAACCAGATGGTACCTGTATATTTAGATACAGAAGTTCCTCTCGAAAAAAGGGAGATTTTAATTCCCCACGATATCCTAGTAATTATCCAAGTGATACAAATtgtacttatttcttttattcgacgCCGAATGAACAAGTGACATTGATATTTGATCATTTTAAAATTAGAACCAGTAATGTGAATCTAACGATCGGTCACTATGG ATTAACTTTATGTAAAAACGACTGGTTAGAAATTTATACTATGTATCGCGataatacagaaaaattaataggCAGGTACTGTGGTATGACTGCTCCAGGACCAGTAGAATCAACTCTTGGTGCTCTCGgtttaaaagtaattttacaTTCAGATTCCGAAAAAGTTTATAGCGGATTTAAAGCGCGTTACACTTTCGAGGTAGCAAAACCAATTTTTGGAG ATTGTGGATCAAATATTAGCAGTTTGAATTATGGAATAATAACTAGTCCTAATTATCCAAAGAAATATGGTGGCCCGTCGAAAAAGTTTGCTAGTAAAACATGTAATTGGTTCATAAAAGTACGACCGAATcaacaaatattattgaattttgATAAGTTTTCTGTAGAAGGTGATCAAACTG CACGAGGTTGCCCTGCAGCAGTACTACGTATGTGGTATTCTAGTTCGTCCGCGCCAATTGAGCTTTGTGGtgctaaaaataataataccaaTTGGAGCTTTGTAtcagaagataataatatgcGTCTTAg TTTCATATCAGCAGATAAAGCGGTTGGACAGCTTGGTTTTAGAGCAATATGGacagagataaatataaacgGTGATTGTCCAAATCAATTTCTTTGCAGCAAAAATAAGTATTGTATTTCAAAAACGTTGAGatgtaataaaatcaaaaattgtGGGCCGAACGATACATCGGACGAAGAGAACT GTGCAGCATCAGCCCCATTGTCACCAGCACTGGCTGGAGTCTCTGCCatgcttcttctctctctgtgcTTTGTGTTCGTGGCCATCTGA
- the LOC127068080 gene encoding tolloid-like protein 1 isoform X4, translating to MASILWHISGNSYASPAFVLLLLLLFPNNTTAREVIKAPLPKQDHISSLPPPPGRLTTAKILKCDQKFISTPDGPQNGTFYAPTLINLEGSSWQCIYMFLAGPRQRVELIFTTFGLRGRPPAGSAVGELPACSHEYMDIYSEIRSDNTTKLIETPFGGRFCGPIPPRKRISLYQGIALSFYTDKNITLPTLFSGIYTFINASVFEIGTPIPSAPCSFTINSDVKRIGNLLSPTYPGTYPKDLSCSYQFIGKPSQRIRLEFRDFDLFFGGPHCPLDYVKVYDGLDNTSTTIGTYCGQQRNLVLYSSESNLFVLFVTLQRTANTQNRGFKGIFEFSESFVKLDFITSYNGEHIRGSECDQKILSKKKSSGFVVSPNFPFPYMPKVVCRYFIYGMQDIQHLERVRLEFVIFEIPRNEFKEDPACTDGYLKLYLKGQETTDSYDKFDYELCGVKNNPEHVVSDGPRLVMVFSSGEYQGKGFKARYTFETEYKIPGTAEPDGTCIFRYRSSSRKKGDFNSPRYPSNYPSDTNCTYFFYSTPNEQVTLIFDHFKIRTSNVNLTIGHYGLTLCKNDWLEIYTMYRDNTEKLIGRYCGMTAPGPVESTLGALGLKVILHSDSEKVYSGFKARYTFEVAKPIFGDCGSNISSLNYGIITSPNYPKKYGGPSKKFASKTCNWFIKVRPNQQILLNFDKFSVEGDQTARGCPAAVLRMWYSSSSAPIELCGAKNNNTNWSFVSEDNNMRLSFISADKAVGQLGFRAIWTEININGDCPNQFLCSKNKYCISKTLRCNKIKNCGPNDTSDEENCERVVGLSG from the exons ATGGCTTCAATACTTTGGCATATCTCTGGGAATAGTTATGCTTCTCCTGCCTTTGTCTTGCTCTTATTGTTACTCTTCCCAAACAATACTACAG CCCGTGAGGTAATTAAGGCTCCACTGCCAAAGCAAGACCACATTTCATCACTGCCACCACCACCGGGACGTCTCACCACTGCCAAAATATTAA aGTGCGATCAAAAATTTATAAGCACTCCTGATGGGCCGCAAAATGGAACTTTCTATGCACCTACACTAATAAATCTAGAAGGATCATCTTGGCAGTGCATTTACATGTTTTTAGCAGGACCACGTCAACGCGTGGAACTTATTTTTACTACATTTGGCCTTCGAGGCAGGCCACCAGC TGGATCTGCTGTTGGAGAATTACCTGC ttgtAGCCATGAATACATGGATATATATTCGGAAATTCGTTCAGATAACACTACCAAGTTAATAGAAACACCATTTGGAGGTCGTTTCTGTGGCCCAATTCCACCTCGAAAAcgtatttctctttatcaagGCATTGCTCTCAGTTTCTAtactgataaaaatataacgttaCCTACCCTATTCAGTGggatatatacttttatcaaTGCAT CCGTATTTGAAATTGGAACACCAATACCAAGTGCACCATGTTCTTTCACAATAAATTCAGATGTTAAACGTATTGGAAACTTATTATCTCCGACTTATCCAGGAACGTATCCAAAAGATCTTTCATGTAGTTATCAATTCATTGGAAAACCAAGTCAAAGAATACGCTTGGAGTTTCGAGATTTTGACTTATTCTTTGGCGGGCCGCA ttGCCCTTTGGATTATGTAAAAGTATATGATGGACTCGACAATACATCTACTACTATTGGAACATATTGTGGGCAACAACGCAATTTGGTATTATATTCATCAGAATCCAatctatttgtattatttgttaCTCTTCAGCGTACAGCGAATACGCAAAATCGTGGTTTTAAAggaatttttgaattttcagaaagttttgttaaattag ACTTTATAACCAGTTATAATGGTGAACATATACGAGGCTCGGAATGTGATCAGAAGattttaagtaaaaagaagTCTTCTGGATTTGTGGTTAGTCCTAATTTCCCATTTCCTTATATGCCAAAAGTTGTATgccgttattttatttatggaATGCAAGATATACAACATCTTGAACGCGTTCGCTtggaatttgtaatatttgaaattccaagaaatgaatttaaagaaga TCCTGCATGTACTGATGGTTACTTAAAACTATATTTGAAAGGTCAAGAAACAACTGATTCTTatgataaatttgattatGAATTATGTGGTGTGAAAAATAATCCAGAACATGTAGTTAGCGATGGCCCAAGACTTGTTATGGTATTTAGCAGTGGAGAATACCAAGGAAAAGGTTTTAAAGCACg gtaTACTTTTGAGACAGAATATAAAATACCTGGAACAGCAGAACCAGATGGTACCTGTATATTTAGATACAGAAGTTCCTCTCGAAAAAAGGGAGATTTTAATTCCCCACGATATCCTAGTAATTATCCAAGTGATACAAATtgtacttatttcttttattcgacgCCGAATGAACAAGTGACATTGATATTTGATCATTTTAAAATTAGAACCAGTAATGTGAATCTAACGATCGGTCACTATGG ATTAACTTTATGTAAAAACGACTGGTTAGAAATTTATACTATGTATCGCGataatacagaaaaattaataggCAGGTACTGTGGTATGACTGCTCCAGGACCAGTAGAATCAACTCTTGGTGCTCTCGgtttaaaagtaattttacaTTCAGATTCCGAAAAAGTTTATAGCGGATTTAAAGCGCGTTACACTTTCGAGGTAGCAAAACCAATTTTTGGAG ATTGTGGATCAAATATTAGCAGTTTGAATTATGGAATAATAACTAGTCCTAATTATCCAAAGAAATATGGTGGCCCGTCGAAAAAGTTTGCTAGTAAAACATGTAATTGGTTCATAAAAGTACGACCGAATcaacaaatattattgaattttgATAAGTTTTCTGTAGAAGGTGATCAAACTG CACGAGGTTGCCCTGCAGCAGTACTACGTATGTGGTATTCTAGTTCGTCCGCGCCAATTGAGCTTTGTGGtgctaaaaataataataccaaTTGGAGCTTTGTAtcagaagataataatatgcGTCTTAg TTTCATATCAGCAGATAAAGCGGTTGGACAGCTTGGTTTTAGAGCAATATGGacagagataaatataaacgGTGATTGTCCAAATCAATTTCTTTGCAGCAAAAATAAGTATTGTATTTCAAAAACGTTGAGatgtaataaaatcaaaaattgtGGGCCGAACGATACATCGGACGAAGAGAACT GTGAGAGAGTGGTAGGATTGAGCGGATGA